The sequence below is a genomic window from Lytechinus variegatus isolate NC3 chromosome 3, Lvar_3.0, whole genome shotgun sequence.
CAGCAGTGTAGCAAGAACTGAACCTTGTCCTTTATGTGGAGGGTTGGTGAGAGATAAGTAAATGGATTGTTATGCTTAAGGCTTCTTTCTTAGTTCCTCAACAGCAAGTAACAATGACCCTGCCGTTGGTCACTTTTCTAATCAGCTTCATTCTGGGATTTTCTATTCTCAATCGTGTCATCTTCTGGAAACTATCCCCAATAGTTCCTTTATCACATTACGCACGGTAGCTGCAAAGGTAGAACCGTTCATTTGGCTTGGTTTGACATATTCATTGCAGCAATTGAGTTTAGACAGTTGTCTTAAGGagtattatataaaatatggaaAACAATCAGAGTAAAGGAAAAAGCAGACACAAAGAAGAAGGCATGATTCACTTCTCGAATTACTCAACACATCCCAGTCACATTCCGGTTTCAATATTCGAATGAAAAGATGTTCAAACATCAATATTTACACGACAGCTCTGTGATCAGTAATTCAAATCTGTAAGAAGCGCCAGCGACTTAAATACATCAATACAGAAATACCGATGGGTAGAGTCCCGAAACtctatatttcaagaaaaaaatatgtattttaaagCCAAAAGTGTAAGAGAAAAAGCATTTGGGAGAACAGATATGGTGAAGCAAAAGGGAAGGATCTATAATCTCCTCATATAGTCCTAATTGTATTAGAATATTTACTGAATTTGGATTTAAAATGAGGTCCTCGAAAAAAGGGGGGTTTAGTTTTTCGTGAAAAAATGACCAACGAACATTTTAAAGTTCAATCTATGATaatgaattcatgaaataagattatgatgatatggatatcaataaaatcagatgataataaattgattattatatatttctgGATATGGATACggtaagaaaatgaaaaacatgaacATGTGATAATACAACTCTCCGTTATAAATATTAGCTTTGATATTACTGCACTTTcgcaatatatttttatagtgAAAATGAGTTGTTCTTTGTAGATTTTATAAGTAACCTACCCGTACTACACTCTATCTACTTTCATTCAATTATCTGCATTTGCATAAGAATAATGCCAATACCCTCACACTTAGCCCCTCCCCATTATATATGGTATGATGTCAAAGTATATCACAACACAGTGGTCCACATCTATACTCATTTCACATCTACCTAAGACGTCAGCCCTTCCATCAAAAACTTTTCGATGAAATTGCGTTTCAGATTTCACAGCGTCGGTTACAATCACTaaatcagcaattttttttcacatttaagattaatacaataattttattgtcatattccatttcatttattttaaagctCTTTGTGAACTAATAAAAGCCTTCTTTGTGACAAAATAACGCAGCCACTTGTAAACTTCAAACTGACTgctaaatttgatattatagaagaaaacagagaaaatccTACTAACCAGGGAGGTGGTAAGATCATAAACTGGGTCAGAAAAACTTGGTCACCGGACCATCTTGACTATAGCGTAACAAATGTTACCTTACATCAATTTGAACACCGTCTTGTTAAATGTAGTGATTAGGGACTCAAAAAGTCACTCAATGGAGAGTTGTCCGTAagaaaaggtcaagtccatcccagaaaaaggataatttgaaatcatgagaggaaaatcaaagaagcataactctgaaaatttcatcaaaattggatgtaaaataagaaagctttgacatttcaaagtttcgcttatttttcacccaaaaaaatatgtatacacACTCAGAGTAAACAATTAAAAGAGTCGATAaggtccctcactcactattttttttattgtatgaagtatacaatatttgaatttgtatagatttgacaataatgaccaacaTAATCGAATCACAAAGTGTTAAAGCAATTGTAATTCTACATTTCCAGAAGGAATAAAAAGTTGTTCCACATAACAATGAGGATACAATCAAACTAAATCATTAATAAACtagaaaataaatagtgagtgggtaaTGAAATCACTTTTTCACACCGAACAGGATGTTCATATAATTGTttggtgaaattaagcgaaacttttgtATGtcgtaatttcttttttaattttacgtCCGATTTGTGGGgagttttcagtgttacgcttgttggatttttctttctttttcaaccaACCTCTTGTAAAGGTGGACATGGCCtttttgacaattttcatgatgggaaagcCAAGCGCGAGCTGGCAATTTTCGTGAAAGAGTTTAACAATACAGCGACATCGAGCTGAAACTTAATTTGATATGTGACATAACAACGGGTCTCAATCATTAAGCCTTCAATTAAGAATTGAAAGCGCTTTGCGATGCAtctaatatatttcaaaatttccaATGTCTCTAGCATTGGGAAGCCCCCATCCCAGACCCTTACCGGCCCCCTCGCAAAGTTTACCGCTTTTGCAGTCTTCAATGTTGACAAGTATGTTGTTACTGATAGATTTCATTAGATCTGTACCAGAGAAGAGTAAACCCTTCCGTTGAGAACATAATAGCTTGAAACCACAAGTTGATCTACAATACACTCAAAAAAATCTGGGACGATGACTTCCGTGATCTGTTGCATTATGCAAGATAATATTGATCACAAGGGGGTGACATTTTGTAATGTACTGAGTATCAAATCGctcgttttattcaaatcggGAATATAGCTTGAGGGTAATACTGCTAAAAACAAACTGTTTTTAAATGTTCAGAGGAAGAGCTCATGAATATGTGTATGATGTGGCACAGGCTCTATCACTGTATAAAAACAATCTTTTTTTAGACACACGAGTTAGTTTAACTTCGTTAGTTTCgatagaaaataaatgaatgcgTGACAAAATATCCCTTCTTTGGTtactttaaagtttttttttccgtaATTCAATGATTCTTTGACTATTAGAAGTAAAGTAAGATTTATATAACAGTAGATGAGTCATATCTCAGAGTGAAGATCGTTTAGCATATCTACGGATAACTTTTACCCGTGGCTTAATCTCATATATAATGGTCATCATTTACACTTTATCCAATCCCATTAGCCTTGCCTTTAGgataaagaagataaaaaggGGTATCTTAACTGGTTTAGAACACGATCTCCTCATTTTGTCAGTTAATGGAAAAATCCAGAACGATTTATCAAAGGGTAACTACAgtattatgaaataataaaagatgCAAGTAATTTGATAAATATGGTGTAATTACAACACACTCGTAAACGGTCACAGGAGACAATTTAAAAGTTATCATCATGTACGGCCTCGCAAATATTTGTACACGTATACCTGATGAATTTCGGTGCATAGAGTTTTTGATAACAATGCTAAACAGATTTAAAGTTTTACTTATAAACGTTTTGtgagatatttcatatttcccaCAAAGGtttgacaaatgaaataaagattttgatGGAAATGCATCACCATCAGATTATGCTAGAAAACTTTGAAAACGGCATTATCCATaaacattgaataaaaatgttcacttttttaatataattttttaatatatatattttatcctAATATATAGATCTATTCAGCAAAACGGCTTTTGCTGAATAAGTCTTGCCGTgttgaaattaatgaaataaaaaatgaaatgaaatgaaacaaaaagaaaaaaaatattgagtggTATGATACTTGTCTTTTAAAGTACGAGGTAAAAAGACAAATCTGtgctgcattaaaaaaaaagttgggttACGACGAATTGTTTCGTTGTCTCTATACGACAGGCCAACACTTAAATAATGTTCGCTGAacatattcatttattgatttttatcaatCAAAATGTATATTGCATGACTGAATAATTATCAGTATATTGATGATGGTATTCGTCGCTCCAATACCTCTTGATGCAAACACTTTTCACCAATACTAGAATACTAACCTCCCAAAGATTAAAatgtaatgtttattttttaagtctacaaaatgataaaaatttatgaaacttgATAAAAGTTAACCACTAATGTAATTGAATGCACCATCATCAACCCAGTGACCTGGTCATGCCAATATTAAGTATCCATTCcaatgatatgaaaatatatattttacaatcTACTCAACGAATGATTCAGACCACTCATACAAACACGTATTccttaccactttaaatggaaCCACTTCAATAATCTAGGACTATACAAGGATGGAGCACATAACCTTGCATAAACAATATCTAACATAACAAAACTGACAGTAGGATACGGTTGGATAGCCCACTTCGGAGTTGTTAGGAATAACAGGTTTTTTCTTCCATTGGGTCTAAGtgattgatgataattatttagcgcatttatatttcatattcaaagtGATCTATTGGTTTGCTGTATCGCAttgctctcttttttttccgAGGACATCAACTATAGTAgcgaaagaaaatatttatccATTCCTATCCAATATTGTGAGCATGGATGGTGGGAATGACAGAATGCCAGCTAACCTCTTCCATATACAGAAAAATATCATTGGATGTCACAAATTTCGGTTAGCTGATTTAATTATATTGCGAATGCCGTTCAGCATGTCTCATGCAGGTGTATACTTAAGACATATAAACATTATAAATGAACGCTTAAGCAGATTCTTCTTCTTCAGCTTACTATAAGgagaaaatgaataagaaagtAATAAATCATTCGCAAATAACTGAAAAAAGGTCATTTGCATGTCGCCAAATTCATTCAGGtgctttgatttattttctttatttttttattttacattaattgcaaatattatgtatgtaggcctatatatatataaattacgTATAAATTACGTACAACGTATACATGTGAAAAATATAGAATGCAGGCCCCTTTAGAAGAATAAGAGTAAGACAAGTAGCCTTTTCTATCTCGTTTGTAGGCTGAACTGATTTTTAAATAAAGTCatggaaataaaattatgacGATTGAAAGGATCCGTCTGCGCCTCCCCTTTCTTGTTCAGTAAATTTGAGTAGGGTTCAAAGTTTCGTGATGTCAAGGTGaataaataatcatcaaattacaAAATTCGGTCTCCCGCGAAAGTAACGTAGCATTCCGCAAATATCTCCTAAAGTTAGTTGTTTACAGTTTATTCATTTCAGCAAGCGGAAGGGATATTTTTATTCTAAAGACAataataaaattttagattAATGCTTGGGGTACTTCGCATATAGGAGAACGGAATGCTATCCCTCAAGTCAAAATGGCATCCTCTATCATCGCCTCATAGTCAAGCGGTCCCATATACAATATTCCCAGGAGGTGGTTATTATTAGATAGTCAGGAATTGTTTTATACAATTGAATAATCGCCATGCAGACAATAACAGAATGGCAGGGTCTTGGTGCCTAGTGCAAATATTGTATCTGATGAGGCAATGACATCGCCTTCATTACATGATGATAAAACATACCATTTTTTCCATTAACATTCTTCTAGAATATACGAAGATATACTTACAATCTAAATAGCATACACAATGGAACTTTAGGATGATTACGAAAAAATCTAAGTAATTAGGAATGGCCAATCTAAAATGAAAGGTGTTGATCGGCAAATATCTTGAATGTCgattttgttattgttattcaacctttatcaaaactttaaacaagccatttaaaagtattttttatttgttttaccaCCAATCTTCAaactaaataaaataatcacGCGTGATTGATACTACTTTCTCAATGTGAATagattaaattgaaatttaatgaagGAATTATACTGTCAGTATTCCATTAAAAGTAGCACTTTAACGACGTGCTAATACATAGGCCTATCTGAGACAAACTTCCATGGTATTGCCATAAAAATGCATAGCTTTAGATTTTACCTGACTCCTGCTAGAGCACATCACCAAGTAAACTCGAATTCATGAATGTCTTTGCATTAAGTACAGACAAATATCGGAAATCGGTTCTGATAATAAGCGGATATGAGGTTGtggaatttattttattacGGGGGCCCAATGAATAGTATAAAGCAGTCGTGATATACTGTTTGTCCGTATATATTTCTTTGGAAAATGTTTAAACATGCACAGGACGATCAACTTTCAATCGTCGATGGTTTAAGAATTAGGTTGTTTTCTTTTCAAGGTGAAAGGTGCCCCGtatatcgaaaaaaaaaacagattcgTTGACTATATAAAAGAGCTACGAGTTTGTGGTGGTAATTTTTTAacaattcaaataatattttattaaatattttgatgaaataaatgatacaaAGTCAATTTAATCACGTTTAAAAGAGCGTGTTAGGAACGATTAGGATAGAAAAGTTTGTTACTTCGCTGCCATCAGGTGAGATGAATCCATAATTATGGAAAATTCCGTTTTGGGGGAAAATTAAGTTACATTACTGTACATTCTAATGAGCTAGATATAATCCAAAGGAACACCTTATTATGAAGTGGTAAATCAGTATTTTTGTCcatatttttatatgtaaaggtgaatgggtacccggtaggatttattccctGAAAGCGTTAGCGCCTGTATGGCGGCTCGGCTACAGCCGAGGTAATGATATAATAAGCgtatatatacatgcaattgTAGTAGCTGCACTATATACATGgaccattattattactatcattaaaTAGGATGTGTACTTGGTAATACAGTAGTTTTACAATTTCTCGGCAAAAAACTAATCCCGTCAATCTGATCATAACAATATTAGatcttgaaattcaataatGCATAAGCgccatataaaaacaaaattgtaatttaatGATATCGGGTAGAGAAGCATGACAGAGAGGGGTAGCTAGAATAGACGAGAAAAAAATCCTAGATATTTACTTATACAATTAGGAATGAATATATTCTATAAGCCTAATCTCTTGATTTATGCTAGGAAATAGTTTTTGCTTCCCGCTAGTTTTCGCATACATACATGTGGATCCATTTTACGCAATCTTTACACGACTTTCAACACGTTCATAGTTTGCACTGTATTCAAAACTTTCGCCGGTTATAGATAATTATGTAGTCAAAATAAGCCTAGCTTCTCCCAGAGTAGATTTTGATATGCATTCCAAATAGTTTTGGCTAATATCTTGAACGAAATACACGTTATCataatgttttctagatatagAAGAAGGATTAGTTCAAAATACCAACCAATACCAAGTGCAACGTATTCTTAGGATTTCACTCTAAAAATATCTGGTAACAACTGATGGACAATTAAATTTGCCAAACAACATAACAAACCGATAATCTAACAAAAGCTGACCAAACATCAGTAGGGCCAATTATAACCAATGGCTGTGTGAAATGTATGTTAtccattgtttatttttttatttatctcatttatttatttattctccaCTCATGGGCTGGATGGCCCTCTTCACAGGCTGTTCTTCTGAGAGGTCCAGTGTACACgttgaaaaaatacaaacataccatagtaaaaaaaaaaaaaaatacatatataaaagaaagcataaatcaacaccagaagtaatacatgcatgtaatcCTACACAAGGTTTCGCAAGACTATACAACCTAtacaaatatttaataaaacatacaagaagaaaaataaagggatGGGAGGAGGTGTTGGGGTATATCATGCAGTAAGGGGGATCATAATAGGTGTTGAGCTAATGTGGTCCGATTTAGTGTAGAGTTAATGTAAAAGAATCCCACCCTCACGGAGTTTTTAACCTTTCTTGACTAAATAGATATACACTGGAAAGAATTAATTCCAATTAATCTGCACATATAAGATAATTAGTGAAAGAAAAACCGACCAAGGTAAAAACGACTGTCGACCCGGTTTAAGTAATATTACAAATGCATAGAATAAAAGGTTAATCGAGAGATGTGTCTTGGGGCTTAACAAGTTTATCTAGCTAATCACATTTCGCACTTCAATTGATCAATATGCCTGTCAATAAAAGAGGTAGATATGCATGAAATTTCTAATTTTAAGTcaatcattttctatttaaaaGGTCAACGTATTTATATCAACTGAATCCTCAGAAAGGATGCATGTCAAGTTAAAATGATTTCCTGAAATGAATATCTCTGTAATGACAGTTCTACGGATGACCACGCTTGTATGCACAACATTGGCATTGGTAATGAACCATGAGGTTGAGTTGGAGTATTAGGGTAGGTCTCCAAAGAGTTGATAAATGACTTCACAGGTGGTCACTCCTTTATCCCATACCGAATAAACGCGGGTCATTTTTACTCGATGACTGCCAAGGGAGATACCGATGACCCATTTCTCCatataccttttttttcaaaaactcaTATGAAATGGGTTATGCTGTATTCACTACTATACTAAAATGACTTCTTGTGAGCAAACACTTTATATGttgtttattcattatattAATTCCAATATTCGCACCCTATGTTGATTATACCACATATTGAAACGAGCCACGCTGCTCTATGACCTTTTACAGACACCATGGGGTTGGCCTAGTTGTAGATCTTTGGTAGCACAGGGAACTAGAGGGTGAACATGGTGAATGAGTCGATGGAAATTATTTCTCTCAACGTTGTGGTCATCGAAAGGTGTGATAATAATTTGTCATGTCGAACGTGGTTTCACACCTTCTTAGACAGTCTGTATTTGTGTTTGTCCGTTCATGTGAAAGGAATATCCTTACCTTTGGACTTTCTCTATACGAACATGGTTCATTTATAGCAGCAATACCTCTATTGCGTGAGGCATTGTACAGATGCCTTCTCCCATAATATAAAGatgatttgtgaaataaaattatcatgTGGTTTATCAGTGCAGCAGGAATTATCACACGATTCAAATCTAATTTATCCATGAATGATTGAAGACAGAATGTTTAATGGAGAAATATTCTGAAAAGTACGTTATATGAATTGTTACATATGCATTTGAGATGCTATCTGAGCTTCTCTGAGAAGTTCGGtaatgaataaaaaggaatgCTCGGATTTGCCATGCACAAAGGCCGTAGTCGagatggatatacatgtagaacatgATCAAAAGCGACTTCTTGCAAGTGGGTGTGTCTTATAAACAAAGATGTATGTAATATGATTTTCCTCTATACCAAACCTGGTCACAGTTTCTTGTAATAGTATATCCGGCATTTATATTTAATGTTTAGGTCTTTGATCATCGTTGGATGACCCAAATATGTGTAAAGCATCAACCATCAATCCCAAGCACTCCCCTCCCCCTAAACTTCAGAGGGCAAGTCTCTTTACATCGGCTAGACGCCCATGGATTGGTGGTGTTGAATCCGTCGATCTAGAGTATAATTATCTGCTATAGGGAGTAGGGCAACGATAGCTATGTTTTGTGTCAATTTTATTCTGTTTGAGATGATGGGAGTGATAATGATATCAGGATGGGAGTAATCGATAATGCACCCTACCTATTTCAGTCATTTTCAGCATGACTTTTAGGGAAACTTGGTTATTGTagtacaaagaaaataaatgaataaaaaaaaaatcgggtgAATACATGTGTAGAGGTTTGTGGATGTATTCGCATCGCTTCCCCTTGGCGATGTGTGTAATGGAGTGGAAGTGTCAATTAAgatattaaaatgatattgtaTTTTGCCTCTGGATCACTAGGTGAATggaatattgtttttaaagacACCAATATCATGGAGAGGACTTTGAGGTGGACGAAACATAGACTCGCAAAGAGATTGCTGCTTTAagctttaaacatgttaaacccTGTCCcgattttctgtttctgtttatggtaactctcgtaggaactcggcaggacagcatttttgccggtatataaccaattacctaggaaacattttacgtctaggttaatcagtcacagTGGCTGATCTTATAtagacagatattactctcgggcctttttatcaaagtaaaGAAAATGGCAGAGTAGGGATTCGCACTCACAACCTTGctattatgagtccaatgctctaaccactggaccacacgacccgtatgtttgaaacattaaaatttaaaaaaatgaaaagcatgTAATTATTTTCTTGATTGATGGTTGGAagatatgatgataatgaaggtaATGCCATGAAGACACCATCCTCAGTGAAAGTCATTGGCTTGGAGTAGTAAGAAGGTATCTTTAATGTATCGCTTCGAAATAGTCATAACTCACTCctttttaaaatgcaataaagcACATGCATTTCAGCTGGAATGGCTGACATGTGTCCATCAGTGAATACACCTTTTTTATCAATACTTTCTTCTCTCCACGATATGACTGATTTGAATAGGAAGCACTTTGGTTACCTACACCCGCTGTCTTTGTGTTTTGTCATTCATAATCAAACCATGAAAATTCTACGATTATACAAATGTCTTAAACGGTGGTTGTTTCGCAAACATTTCCCCTTATAGGACTACAGTGAGTATTGATATAAAATAGTTGTAAACCTGCATGCTCATTAGCAATGTGTGGTTAATaccacaaagaaaaaataaaaatattgatataaagcAACGCAAAGTGCgtagtagtaaaaaaaaataaatgaaagaaaacaactTACCTCTGGCTCTTTTGCTCAACCCAATATCAATAAGGTATTGCGTGTAGTTTGGAGCATTTGGACttacaaattcattttcaggTTCCATGAGgttctttgagaaaaaaattccaatgcCTTGATTGATAAAATAACAATCATTGAATATTGGATGAACCTCCTGGGTTATCATTAAGATTCGTCTGTAATTGAATTGGGTAGAAACTATGCTTCCAATCACCATGGCAGATTCTTGATAGTTCAGAAGAACTCTCGTAACATACAATTCCGTTTTATCTTTAAATCCGTTGGCGCCACATCCTGCCGACATCATACAGGTTTTCCACTGTGTGTTATACCGAGCAACAGGACTAGCCACAATATCACAAGCTGGTCCAAGTAAAAGATCTAGTCGACGCTGTTTATCGGTTTGCACCATGTTTTCCATAGCACGAAGAGGACCAATCGACGCTGCACATTTAGAATCCATGACTTTGATATTAGCAGTGACATTAGGCAGAAGTGCCTTGATTCGATCACTTTTAAAAGCCCAGCGCACTCCAGGAACTACCCGAGGGAGAGAGTATGGGAAATCATTATCCATGGGCAACAGAACTCCTACGTTGACTTCAAATTTAGGACCGGAATTTTCATCTTCATCCTCAATTTCGTTAGCCAAAGATCCTGATCGCAATCCTGATGCTAGTAAAACCACGAATAAAAACCAGTAATGGGCCATTTTGGCAAAATAGCCAAGTCCAGCCACTACGACTGACCAAAAGTTACTTTGGTAGCTGCAAGAGCTATGAATGAAGTTGACCGAGTCCACCTGCTACGACTCCTTGCGAGATCGTATCATGTTAAAGACAAGAAAAGATCAAATTCGGTGTTAATGGAAAAGTTTTGCGCTTTTCGAAACTCCGCTATCTATAGACGATTGCAAACCACCATCAATAGATTGAATATCAGCGTGCGAGAGGTTGCACGTGAAATTAATGGAGTGATCGTAAGGAATAACTCTTCAGTATCTGTATCTCTCGCTGTGACCACACAGGCAAGTGATCCAATGAAATGAAAGGCGCGCGGTATGTGCGCAGGGGACTGCCCAACCAATCAAAGACACATTACAACACGATAGTCTCTTTACCAGACTGCCACACTATACTAAGTTCTGCACGAAGACGTACCTGAATCCACAAGAACTCAAAAGATTTCATGTGAAttgttaaaaaaaggaaattttatGACATTAaacctgaaaataaaaattgtattttcttatgATTATGTTGGGATATGCATGATATCATTCCATtccatgtggagcgttgtggcccagtggattagtctccggactttgaaacagagggtcgtgggttcaaatcccagccatggcgtagtttccttcagcaagaaatttatccacattgtgctgcactcaacccaggtgaggtgaatgggtacctggcaggaatttgttccttgaaatgccacagcgctgtaaaaggctgcggggctaaagccagggtaataatatccaagtcctttggaagcgcatagagacgttatttataatgtgttatgcgctatacaagaactgtctattattattattatttatatttggattggcattaataaaaaaaaaatcatacatgcGATACACGTGTTGGTTccaattagaagaaaaaaatcattttgcatAATGATTGTTTGCAATAATATATGACATTAACATTCATTGTATATTGTCAAATAATAGACAGTGTAAATACTCAACATGTTGGAGTaatattacactctaaaaaacgaTGAGCTAcattagctcttaaagagcgtgtatagtgactgcacttcggagtgctgatttttctcgttcaaatttgaactagacaaaagcagcactccgaagtgcagtcactatacacgctctttaagagctaaattagctcttcatttttagagtgtacttcTAGCCAAATATTCAAGTTAAATAGTCGCGTTTGACAACGGAATTCGTACATCTCTTGCAATTTAAACATATTTCCATGCAGAAAATAACATGTCCTCAAGAAATGTCATAATCTCTTTCTTTTACTCACATTATAATGGAATCATTCTCAGTCGTCTAATTGTATATGGATCAATATTACAGCAATGATTAATTACCACGTAATCAATATCACACCTCCAAAAATGAATTGTACAACAATTAGCCATTATTGAATTAGAATTCCACAATTTCCACAAATTACAGACATGATAATATTTACATATTATGTGAAATCAAAATATGCGCAATGTTTA
It includes:
- the LOC121411961 gene encoding atrial natriuretic peptide receptor 3-like, producing MAHYWFLFVVLLASGLRSGSLANEIEDEDENSGPKFEVNVGVLLPMDNDFPYSLPRVVPGVRWAFKSDRIKALLPNVTANIKVMDSKCAASIGPLRAMENMVQTDKQRRLDLLLGPACDIVASPVARYNTQWKTCMMSAGCGANGFKDKTELYVTRVLLNYQESAMVIGSIVSTQFNYRRILMITQEVHPIFNDCYFINQGIGIFFSKNLMEPENEFVSPNAPNYTQYLIDIGLSKRARVPCATKDLQLGQPHGVCKRS